From a region of the Triticum aestivum cultivar Chinese Spring chromosome 7D, IWGSC CS RefSeq v2.1, whole genome shotgun sequence genome:
- the LOC123163753 gene encoding uncharacterized protein yields the protein MAPETRSGRSREPRASETASPPPPPAQRPRLTRAGSRGYAPTRSRSGQVNEDVQSRFPHLASSVQNDVTQLKAATGEDEGGTPIQDLVVVVPRMTRRRAREACASETALPSLQRTRLTGGGNRGEAPASGRTGKVNEDVESRFQHLASSVQNDVAMEASLDYMSGNDYTAASSSRMISMGDEAVQPLSRHDGPNTLGTYKDGQDNYTPTGHDESGTATNPEDATDRDEGTGQGDQAAGQPKRQRKPRSRNKLGTNRIVINRVSEAGLPVSPKKAEQGYRNALGCILRETVSINETNLRSKANENLRALLISKLHTHYKFPDESLDETTPVNNRALCKWSKLLSSWKSKAKSEYLKKDYETEIKKIWPLVSEEDWNLFKQHCETPEVKEMEKWGKDMWAKSRGYPGKKPKWDKQDTEFAAAGNYPVMVPETRSRRVHASETALSSAQRPRLTRGWMRQPVAAPVNEDVESRFQHLASSVQTDVTQLEVATGGDGGDARIQDLVAVVPPLTRRRTREACASETVLPPLQRTRLTRGGSRGEVLTSGRSDMSGNDSAAASSSRTISAGDEAVEPSSRHGDPDALGTYMDGQDDYTSTVHDESGTATNPEDATDRDEGTGQGDQAAGQPKKQRKPRRPNMLGTDRIVINRVSEAGLPLSPKKAEQGYSNGLGCILRETVSINETNLRSKANENLRALLISKLHTHYKFPDESLDETTPVNNTALCKWTKLLSTWKSKAKSEYLEKDYETEIKKKWPSVSEEDWNLFKRHCETPEVKEMEKWGKEMRARNIGHHTLGSRGYPGKKPKWDKQDAEFAAAGIPNPFKEFENPRENDYIRGRCKYDEETKTWVLDEKTAKVKELLRQYHVESQSSQESESSARWDDPLNRSINVVLGKDPKTRPAYGRVNGVGLNGKWDTHYPEDRELARQRRRAGRASFESRLAGMREELKEEMREEVEVKAKAMATAQVMEMWPDLIEAVKRSLASGQTAAPSSSVTLAPANVILEKEPRPGAHHSSRSVPFMG from the exons ATGGCGCCGGAGACGAGGAGTGGGAGGTCGAGGGAGCCGCGCGCATCGGagaccgcgtcgccgccgccgccgccggcgcagcGCCCTCGGCTCACGCGCGCCGGAAGCCGGGGGTATGCGCCGACCCGTAGCCGCTCCG GCCAGGTTAATGAGGATGTCCAGAGCAGATTCCCGCATTTAGCAAGTTCGGTACAAAATGATGTTACGCAGTTAAAGGCGGCGActggagaggacgagggaggcacgCCCATCCAAGACCTTGTTGTCGTCGTTCcgcggatgacgaggaggagggcgagggaggcaTGCGCGTCGGAGACCGCGTTGCCGTCGTTGCAGCGCACTCGACTCACGGGCGGCGGAAACAGGGGGGAGGCGCCTGCCAGTGGCCGCACCG GTAAGGTTAATGAGGATGTCGAGAGCAGATTCCAGCATTTGGCAAGTTCAGTACAAAATGATGTAGCCATGGAGGCATCACTGGATT ATATGTCTGGAAACGACTACACCGCAGCCTCTTCTTCGCGGATGATAAGCATGGGCGATGAAGCTGTACAACCGTTGTCACGTCATGACGGTCCCAACACCTTGGGCACATACAAGGATGGGCAGGACAACTACACACCCACTGGTCATGATGAGTCCGGTACCGCCACAAATCCTGAAGACGCAACCGATCGCGACGAAGGGACCGGCCAAGGGGACCAGGCAGCTGGACAACCCAAAAGGCAACGCAAGCCTAGGAGCCGAAACAAGCTTGGCACCAATAGGATTGTTATCAACCGAGTGTCTGAGGCGGGTCTACCTGTTAGTCCCAAGAAGGCCGAACAAGGTTACAGGAATGCCCTAGGTTGCATCCTTCGCGAAACCGTGAGCATCAATGAAACCAATCTCAGGTCGAAAGCGAACGAGAATTTGCGAGCGCTCCTCATATCGAAGCTGCACACTCATTACAAGTTCCCGGATGAGTCCCTAGACGAGACCACTCCGGTAAATAACAGAGCCCTCTGCAAGTGGTCCAAGCTTTTGAGTAGTTGGAAATCCAAGGCCAAAAGCGAATACCTTAAGAAAGATTACGAAACCGAGATAAAAAAGATCTGGCCTTTGGTTTCCGAGGAGGACTGGAACCTGTTCAAGCAGCACTGTGAGACCCCTGAAGTCAAGGAGATGGAAAAATGGGGAAAGGATATGTGGGCTAAGAGCCGTGGTTACCCAGGGAAGAAGCCAAAGTGGGACAAGCAGGACACTGAGTTTGCTGCAGCAGGCAACTATCCTGTCATGGTGCCAGAGACGAGGAGTAGGAGGGTGCACGCATCCGAGACCGCGTTGTCCTCGGCGCAGCGCCCTCGACTCACGCGAGGGTGGATGCGCCAACCAGTGGCCGCTCCG GTTAATGAGGATGTCGAGAGCAGATTCCAGCATTTGGCAAGTTCGGTACAAACTGATGTTACCCAGTTAGAGGTGGCGACCGGAGGGGACGGGGGAGATGCGCGCATCCAAGACCTTGTTGCCGTCGTTCCGCCgttgacgaggaggaggacgagggaggcgtgTGCATCAGAGACCGTGTTGCCGCCATTGCAGCGCACTCGACTCACACGCGGCGGAAGTAGGGGGGAGGTGCTGACCAGTGGCCGCTCCG ATATGTCTGGAAACGACTCCGCCGCAGCCTCTTCTTCACGGACGATAAGCGCGGGCGATGAAGCTGTAGAACCGTCATCACGTCATGGTGATCCCGATGCCTTGGGCACATACATGGATGGGCAGGACGACTACACATCCACTGTTCATGATGAGTCCGGCACCGCCACAAATCCTGAAGATGCGACCGATCGTGACGAAGGGACCGGCCAAGGGGACCAGGCAGCTGGACAACCTAAAAAGCAACGGAAACCTAGGCGCCCAAACATGCTTGGCACCGATAGGATTGTTATCAACCGAGTGTCTGAGGCGGGTCTACCTCTTAGTCCCAAGAAGGCCGAACAAGGTTACAGTAATGGCCTAGGCTGCATCCTTCGCGAAACCGTGAGCATTAATGAAACCAATCTCAGGTCGAAAGCCAACGAGAATTTGCGAGCACTCCTCATATCGAAGTTGCACACTCATTACAAGTTCCCGGATGAGTCCCTAGACGAGACCACTCCGGTAAATAACACAGCCCTCTGCAAGTGGACCAAGCTTTTGAGTACATGGAAATCCAAAGCCAAAAGCGAATACCTTGAGAAAGATTACGAAACCGAGATAAAAAAGAAGTGGCCTTCGGTTTCTGAGGAGGACTGGAACCTGTTCAAGCGGCACTGCGAGACCCCTGAAGTCAAGGAGATGGAGAAATGGGGGAAGGAAATGCGGGCAAGGAACATTGGTCACCACACCCTTGGGAGCCGTGGTTATCCAGGGAAGAAGCCGAAGTGGGACAAGCAGGACGCTGAGTTTGCTGCAGCAGGCATACCAAACCCCTTCAAGGAATTTGAAAACCCGCGTGAAAATGATTACATCAGGGGCCGGTGCAAATACGATGAAGAGACTAAGACATGGGTCTTGGACGAGAAAACGGCGAAAGTCAAGGAACTCCTG AGGCAGTATCATGTGGAATCTCAAAGCTCCCAGGAGTCAGAGTCCTCGGCAAGGTGGGACGACCCTCTAAACAGGTCGATCAACGTGGTGCTCGGCAAGGACCCGAAAACGAGGCCGGCTTATGGTCGCGTGAACGGCGTTGGGCTCAACGGAAAATGGGACACACACTATCCCGAAGACCGCGAGCTTGCGAGGCAGAGAAGGAGAGCCGGCCGAGCTAGTTTTGAATCCAGATTGGCTGGAATGAGAGAAGAACTTAAAGAAGAAATGAGAGAGGAAGTCGAGGTGAAAGCCAAAGCCATGGCGACAGCCCAAGTCATGGAAATGTGGCCCGATCTAATTGAGGCCGTCAAGCGAAGTTTAGCATCGGGTCAAACAGCGGCACCATCATCCTCTGTCACATTGGCGCCGGCCAATGTTATTTTGGAGAAAGAGCCGCGTCCTGGTGCACATCATAGCAGCCGCTCTGTCCCTTTCATGGGCTAG
- the LOC123168139 gene encoding protein yippee-like At4g27745 isoform X1 yields MAELAGPRVYSCCHCQNNVCLHDDIISKAFQGRNGRAFLSSHAMNITTGAKEDRQFMTGLHTVADIHCRDCREVLGWKYERAYEESQKYKEGKFIFEKDKIVQKNSREMAELVGPRVYSCRHCRNHVCLHDDIISKAFQVNNFTQGRIIYLLFLGHH; encoded by the exons ATGGCGGAATTGGCCGGGCCGCGGGTATACAGCTGCTGCCATTGCCAGAACAACGTATGCCTCCACGACGATATCATCTCCAAGGCCTTCCAG GGGAGGAATGGCCGCGCATTTCTCTCCTCTCACGCCATGAACATCACCACGGGGGCCAAGGAGGACAGGCAGTTCATGACGGGGCTTCACACGGTCGCCGACATCCACTGCCGTGACTGCCGCGAGGTGCTTGGATGGAAGTACGAGAGAGCCTACGAGGAATCCCAAAAGTACAAGGAAGGCAAGTTCATATTTGAAAAGGACAAGATCGTGCAGAAGAATAG CAGAGAGATGGCGGAACTGGTTGGGCCGCGGGTGTACAGCTGCCGCCATTGCCGGAACCACGTCTGCCTCCATGACGATATTATCTCCAAGGCCTTCCAGGTGAACAACTTCACCCAGGGAAGGATAATTTATTTGCTTTTCCTTGGTCATCACTGA
- the LOC123168139 gene encoding protein yippee-like At4g27745 isoform X2 encodes MAELAGPRVYSCCHCQNNVCLHDDIISKAFQGRNGRAFLSSHAMNITTGAKEDRQFMTGLHTVADIHCRDCREVLGWKYERAYEESQKYKEGKFIFEKDKIVQKNREMAELVGPRVYSCRHCRNHVCLHDDIISKAFQVNNFTQGRIIYLLFLGHH; translated from the exons ATGGCGGAATTGGCCGGGCCGCGGGTATACAGCTGCTGCCATTGCCAGAACAACGTATGCCTCCACGACGATATCATCTCCAAGGCCTTCCAG GGGAGGAATGGCCGCGCATTTCTCTCCTCTCACGCCATGAACATCACCACGGGGGCCAAGGAGGACAGGCAGTTCATGACGGGGCTTCACACGGTCGCCGACATCCACTGCCGTGACTGCCGCGAGGTGCTTGGATGGAAGTACGAGAGAGCCTACGAGGAATCCCAAAAGTACAAGGAAGGCAAGTTCATATTTGAAAAGGACAAGATCGTGCAGAAGAATAG AGAGATGGCGGAACTGGTTGGGCCGCGGGTGTACAGCTGCCGCCATTGCCGGAACCACGTCTGCCTCCATGACGATATTATCTCCAAGGCCTTCCAGGTGAACAACTTCACCCAGGGAAGGATAATTTATTTGCTTTTCCTTGGTCATCACTGA